Genomic segment of bacterium:
CAGGAGTTGCGAGAGGCCGGGCAAGCAGGCGCACATCCTGGCAATATCCCGGGCGAGGTCCACCGCGCCCACAGGGAGCTGCTCCGAAAAGACCCGTTGAAAGGCCCCCGACTTCAGCATCTCGCCCACAGTCGACCCTACCCCATCGAACGCGATCGTATTCGACACGACGCCGATCCACTGCCTGAGCTCGTCTTTGCCGATGAGCTTCGGGAGGGACCGCCACGTCCCGTCCGCCGTCTTGAGGAGATAGGTGATGTCGCAGCAGTCCCGGTGCGAACACGGGAGCGGAATGAAGTCCGTCCACTCCACGACCCCCTGTGTCTGGGGGCCTAGGCGGCGGAGGACGCCGGTCGGTGTGGCGCGGTCTTGGGGATCATAGGGCAGCACGCGTCCCGACCCGAACATGGGCTGCACCGCCAGCCCGGTACAGCGGGGTGTGGCCAGCCCCAGGCGGACGATCTCCCCCACCTCGTCCTCGTTGACCCCGCGGCGGACCGTTGTCACGAGGGTCAGATACACGCCCGCCTCGTCCAGCCGCCGGAGCGCTGCGAGCTTCTCCTGCGTCACATCTTCGCTCCGCAGCGCAAGGGACGTCTCCGGTCGCAGCCCGTCGAACTGGAAGTAGATCTCGATTCGCCGGCGATGCTCCCGCAGGAAGTCCAGGAACCGGTCGTCGCGTGCGATGCGGCGCCCGTTCGTGTTGATCATGATCCGCGTGATGTTGAGGTCTAACAAGCGAAGCAGGATCTCAGGGAGATCCTGGCGGATCGTCGGTTCGCCACCCGAGAGCATGAGCACCCCGAGCTTGCCTCCCTCGCGGGCGATCACCGTCCTGACCGTGTGCAGGATTTCATCTGCGGTCGGTCGCTCGCGCGGCGGCGCCGGGGTCCCCGGGGACTGCGCCGACGCGTAGCACGTCGTGCAGCCGTAGTTGCATCGCTCGGTGATGTTCAGCAGCAGGATGCATGTGTGCTGACCGTGGGACGCCGGCAGACCGTGGCGGTAGCCTTCCGGGAATCCGAGATAGTTGTCGCGACGGTCCGGCGTCACGGAGAGCGTTGGGGCGGCCCATCCCGCCCGGGACCGCCAAATCACGGCATCTTCTTCGTACAGGGATTCCGTCTCGCCGTGCTGCGGGCAGAAT
This window contains:
- a CDS encoding radical SAM protein, with the translated sequence MNAPRALAAGLKPREYVIEEYTRTVCPHCFAERPRRADEAGVFKDGMLVSHDGSVWLRRFCPQHGETESLYEEDAVIWRSRAGWAAPTLSVTPDRRDNYLGFPEGYRHGLPASHGQHTCILLLNITERCNYGCTTCYASAQSPGTPAPPRERPTADEILHTVRTVIAREGGKLGVLMLSGGEPTIRQDLPEILLRLLDLNITRIMINTNGRRIARDDRFLDFLREHRRRIEIYFQFDGLRPETSLALRSEDVTQEKLAALRRLDEAGVYLTLVTTVRRGVNEDEVGEIVRLGLATPRCTGLAVQPMFGSGRVLPYDPQDRATPTGVLRRLGPQTQGVVEWTDFIPLPCSHRDCCDITYLLKTADGTWRSLPKLIGKDELRQWIGVVSNTIAFDGVGSTVGEMLKSGAFQRVFSEQLPVGAVDLARDIARMCACLPGLSQLLGGLWTLVGGQDRALERLAERTFRITVKMFMDAHTFHEARIRQCCVHTGTFEDDPRRYSFCWRWLFADASDGPDPAAAPLGVVTG